Proteins from a genomic interval of Sphingomonas sp. Y38-1Y:
- a CDS encoding AraC family transcriptional regulator has protein sequence MDPIDQVLEGLRLQGSVFSRMELGAGWGFSKECLGGAPFHLVIEGEAWVGHDADDLVRLGVGEMAIFPRGEAHLLLSAHDAEALPFHRIAVDIGLPEWRPGIRLKPRVLRFGTNGPPVTRLVSGIFEFADRRRNPLLSALPDILMLRGISGERARTTIRTVAMTIDHEVEASAPGARLVAARLADYLFVEAVREHLVSNGRDDRGWLRGLGDPLVGRALSLIHADPGRDWSVDLLAIEVGASRSQFAQRFRALVERGPIEYLREWRMFLASAHLAEAQMPLKEIARRAGYRSVPAFGRAFKLWAGEPPAAVRRTRQAVAAVQR, from the coding sequence ATGGACCCCATCGACCAGGTGCTCGAGGGGCTGAGGCTGCAAGGCTCGGTCTTTTCGCGGATGGAGCTCGGCGCCGGCTGGGGTTTCTCGAAGGAGTGCCTGGGCGGTGCGCCCTTCCACCTCGTGATCGAGGGAGAGGCGTGGGTCGGCCACGATGCCGACGACTTGGTGCGGCTGGGCGTCGGCGAGATGGCGATCTTCCCGCGCGGCGAGGCGCATCTGCTCCTCTCCGCACACGATGCCGAGGCGTTGCCCTTTCACCGGATCGCGGTCGATATCGGGCTGCCCGAATGGCGGCCGGGTATCCGGCTGAAGCCGCGCGTGCTGCGCTTCGGCACCAACGGTCCGCCGGTCACGCGTTTGGTGTCGGGCATCTTCGAGTTCGCCGACCGTCGGCGCAATCCGCTGCTCTCGGCGCTGCCCGATATCCTGATGCTGCGCGGCATTTCGGGCGAGCGGGCGCGGACCACGATCCGAACCGTCGCGATGACGATCGACCATGAGGTGGAGGCGAGCGCGCCGGGCGCGCGCCTCGTCGCCGCGCGGCTCGCCGACTATCTGTTCGTCGAGGCGGTGCGCGAGCATCTGGTCTCGAACGGGCGCGACGATCGCGGGTGGCTGCGCGGACTCGGCGATCCGCTGGTGGGTCGCGCGCTGTCGCTGATCCACGCCGATCCCGGCCGCGACTGGTCGGTCGACCTGCTGGCGATCGAGGTTGGCGCGTCTCGGTCGCAGTTCGCCCAGCGCTTCCGCGCCTTGGTCGAGCGCGGGCCGATCGAATATCTGCGCGAATGGCGCATGTTCCTCGCCTCGGCCCATCTTGCCGAAGCGCAGATGCCGCTCAAGGAGATCGCACGCCGCGCCGGCTATCGCTCGGTTCCCGCCTTCGGCCGCGCCTTCAAGCTCTGGGCGGGCGAGCCCCCCGCCGCGGTCCGCCGCACGCGCCAGGCGGTGGCGGCGGTGCAGCGCTGA
- a CDS encoding NAD(P)H-binding protein, with protein MIVVTTPTGQVGHHVVRHLLAEGSPVRIVARDAARLEPALTGRVEIVEGSHGDPAVIDRALVGADALFWLVPPDTAKTLEAAYLDFTRPAVEAIRRHGIARVVSVTALGRDTRWQDRAGLVTASIAMDDLLMSSGAAFRGLAMPSFMDNLLRQVASIAGQGIFYGTIDPDRRAPTTATADMGAVAARLLLDRGWAGQAEQPVLGPEDLSFAEMAVTVGEVLDRPVRYQPIPLDAFQAQLLARGMSGSFAQGYVDMMRAKDEGIDNVARRDAASATPTRFRDWCERVLKPAVDKTA; from the coding sequence ATGATCGTCGTCACCACGCCGACCGGTCAGGTCGGCCACCATGTCGTGCGCCATCTGCTCGCCGAGGGCAGCCCGGTCAGGATCGTAGCGCGCGACGCCGCCCGGCTCGAGCCCGCGCTGACCGGACGGGTCGAGATCGTCGAGGGATCGCATGGCGACCCGGCGGTGATCGATCGCGCGCTTGTCGGGGCCGACGCGCTGTTCTGGCTGGTGCCGCCCGATACGGCGAAGACGCTGGAGGCGGCGTATCTCGACTTCACCCGCCCCGCGGTGGAGGCGATCCGCCGGCACGGCATCGCTCGCGTCGTGAGCGTCACCGCGCTCGGCCGCGATACGCGCTGGCAGGATCGGGCGGGCCTGGTCACCGCCTCGATCGCGATGGACGACCTGTTGATGTCGAGCGGCGCGGCATTCCGCGGGCTGGCGATGCCGTCTTTCATGGACAACCTGCTGCGTCAGGTCGCGAGCATCGCCGGCCAGGGCATATTCTATGGCACGATCGACCCCGACCGCCGGGCACCCACGACCGCGACCGCCGACATGGGCGCGGTCGCGGCGCGGCTTCTGCTCGATCGCGGTTGGGCGGGCCAGGCCGAGCAGCCCGTGCTCGGTCCCGAGGACCTCTCCTTTGCCGAGATGGCGGTGACCGTAGGCGAGGTGCTGGATCGCCCGGTGCGCTACCAGCCGATCCCGCTCGACGCATTCCAGGCGCAGCTGCTGGCACGCGGGATGAGCGGCTCGTTCGCGCAAGGGTATGTCGACATGATGCGCGCAAAGGACGAGGGGATCGACAACGTCGCCCGGCGCGACGCGGCCAGCGCGACGCCGACCCGCTTCCGCGACTGGTGCGAGCGCGTCCTGAAACCCGCGGTCGACAAGACCGCCTGA
- a CDS encoding xanthine dehydrogenase family protein molybdopterin-binding subunit, with protein sequence MPAEPFGDRARFDARDKVLGRTRFSADVSLPGMLYAMVVPARIARGKLTELSVEAAMAVRGVVRVLTAADFGKPAPPPPGARGLGAAPATPTIVAEIPYRGAPIAMVVAESIEAAIEGAEAIAARYAEAPSFAATITSLGGERQPIEPTVAGDAAAAMQRAATVVEVEYECPAQHHNPIELLSTVAVWSGGRLTIYESAQGAQVVKANVAKALAIDPAIIDVKSFYVGGGFGQKGTAQRQAPLVARAAMLIGRPVKLVMPRGQVFHNASFRPRSRHRIKIGADAAGRMIAVEYDADHQQSRTGQFPPDYHESQPQMYGIPNYRGTAANVRIDTQGPGYMRAPFPHPASFAFEGAVDELAYKLGKDPVAFRLAHDATTDPITGHPLSSRFLNECIAEGARRFGWDRRRAAPGSMVQPDGTLVGIGVGCGAYPALTSANIARLRVGADGTTRLSLSAHEMGQGIRTVIAAALLRALDIDGERLSLEIGDTAMTPQHLTAGSWGTASALPAVEAVAEKLKAAMAELLAGRAVPGNLHRQLAAIRRPFVEVEVSTLAPGQDAAALQGLRGYGYALAGPDYPRFTTFSYIAHFAEVHVEPRTRRIRVPRVVSVADCGRVISPRTAASQVRGGVVWGIGSALREETEVDPRFGGWFNNDLADYVVPVNADVGEIEVAFIDRPDPLLNTIGAKGLGEVSLAGASGAIANAVFHATGKRIRRMPIRIEHLL encoded by the coding sequence ATGCCTGCCGAGCCTTTCGGGGATCGCGCCCGCTTCGACGCGCGCGACAAGGTGCTGGGCCGCACGCGCTTCAGCGCCGACGTGAGCCTGCCCGGCATGCTCTATGCCATGGTCGTCCCCGCACGGATCGCCCGCGGCAAGCTGACCGAGCTGTCGGTCGAGGCGGCAATGGCGGTGCGCGGCGTCGTGCGCGTGCTGACCGCCGCCGATTTCGGCAAGCCGGCGCCGCCGCCGCCCGGCGCGCGCGGGCTGGGCGCCGCCCCCGCCACGCCGACGATCGTCGCCGAGATCCCCTATCGCGGGGCGCCGATCGCGATGGTCGTCGCCGAATCGATCGAGGCAGCGATCGAGGGGGCCGAGGCGATCGCCGCGCGCTATGCCGAGGCGCCGAGTTTCGCCGCGACGATCACCAGCCTCGGCGGCGAGCGCCAGCCGATCGAGCCGACCGTGGCGGGCGATGCGGCCGCGGCGATGCAGCGCGCGGCGACCGTCGTCGAGGTCGAGTATGAATGCCCCGCCCAGCACCACAACCCGATCGAGCTCCTCTCGACGGTCGCGGTCTGGAGCGGCGGGCGGCTGACGATCTATGAATCGGCGCAGGGCGCGCAGGTCGTCAAGGCGAACGTCGCCAAGGCGCTGGCGATCGATCCGGCGATCATCGACGTGAAATCCTTCTATGTCGGTGGCGGCTTCGGCCAGAAGGGTACGGCGCAGCGCCAGGCACCGCTCGTCGCGCGCGCGGCGATGCTGATCGGTCGCCCCGTCAAGCTGGTGATGCCGCGCGGACAGGTGTTCCACAATGCCAGCTTCCGCCCGCGCAGCCGCCACCGGATCAAGATCGGCGCCGATGCGGCCGGGCGGATGATCGCGGTCGAATATGACGCGGACCACCAGCAGTCGCGCACCGGGCAGTTTCCGCCCGACTATCACGAATCGCAGCCGCAGATGTACGGCATTCCCAATTATCGCGGCACCGCCGCCAATGTCCGCATCGATACGCAGGGTCCGGGCTATATGCGCGCGCCCTTTCCCCACCCCGCCTCCTTCGCGTTCGAGGGCGCGGTGGACGAGCTTGCCTACAAACTCGGCAAGGATCCGGTCGCCTTTCGCCTCGCGCATGATGCGACGACCGACCCGATCACGGGACATCCGCTGTCCTCCCGCTTCCTCAACGAGTGCATTGCCGAGGGGGCGCGGCGCTTCGGCTGGGACAGACGACGGGCGGCGCCGGGATCGATGGTGCAGCCCGACGGCACGCTGGTCGGGATCGGTGTCGGATGCGGCGCCTATCCCGCGCTCACTTCCGCCAACATCGCCAGGCTGCGCGTGGGCGCCGACGGCACGACGCGGCTGTCGCTGTCGGCGCACGAGATGGGCCAGGGCATCCGCACGGTGATCGCCGCGGCGCTCCTGCGCGCGCTCGACATCGATGGCGAGCGGCTCAGCCTGGAGATCGGCGACACCGCGATGACGCCGCAGCACCTGACCGCAGGCTCCTGGGGCACGGCGAGCGCATTGCCGGCGGTCGAGGCCGTGGCGGAGAAGCTCAAGGCGGCGATGGCCGAGTTGCTCGCCGGACGCGCCGTCCCGGGCAATCTCCACCGCCAGCTTGCCGCCATTCGTCGTCCCTTCGTCGAGGTCGAGGTCTCGACGCTGGCGCCCGGCCAGGATGCGGCGGCGCTTCAGGGGCTTCGCGGCTATGGCTATGCGCTGGCGGGGCCGGATTATCCGCGTTTCACCACCTTCAGCTACATCGCCCACTTCGCCGAAGTGCATGTCGAGCCGCGCACGCGCCGCATCCGCGTGCCGCGCGTCGTCAGCGTCGCCGATTGCGGGCGCGTCATCTCCCCTCGCACCGCCGCGAGCCAGGTCCGCGGCGGCGTGGTCTGGGGCATCGGCTCGGCACTGCGCGAGGAGACCGAAGTCGACCCACGCTTCGGCGGGTGGTTCAACAACGACCTTGCCGACTATGTCGTCCCCGTGAACGCCGATGTCGGCGAGATCGAGGTGGCGTTCATCGACCGGCCCGATCCGCTGCTCAACACGATCGGCGCGAAGGGGCTGGGCGAGGTGTCGCTGGCGGGCGCCTCCGGCGCGATCGCCAACGCCGTCTTCCATGCGACCGGCAAGCGCATCCGGCGCATGCCGATCCGCATCGAGCATCTTCTCTAG
- a CDS encoding (2Fe-2S)-binding protein, with the protein MSQDVEPKPCSTHDPAGMGVSRRTALQGSAALALAPLAAPAAAATGGAMPAESEHRLALATTINGERFDGEIDARTSLLDLLRERVGLTGAKKGCDHGQCGACAVHVDGRRVASCLTLAAKVQGREVLTIEGLSDGETLHPMQQAFIDHDALQCGYCTPGQIMAAVALVREGHATSRPSIREYMSGNICRCGAYVGIVAAIEDAAKRMGAA; encoded by the coding sequence ATGAGCCAAGACGTCGAACCGAAGCCTTGTTCCACCCACGACCCAGCCGGCATGGGCGTCAGCCGGCGGACCGCGCTCCAGGGGAGTGCCGCGCTCGCGCTCGCACCGCTGGCGGCGCCCGCCGCGGCCGCGACCGGCGGCGCGATGCCGGCGGAGTCGGAGCATCGACTCGCGCTCGCCACCACGATCAACGGCGAGCGCTTCGACGGCGAGATTGACGCCCGCACCTCGCTGCTCGACCTGCTGCGTGAGCGGGTGGGGCTGACCGGTGCCAAGAAGGGCTGCGACCATGGGCAGTGCGGCGCGTGCGCCGTCCATGTCGACGGCCGCCGCGTCGCCTCCTGCCTGACGCTCGCCGCCAAGGTGCAGGGCCGCGAGGTGCTGACGATCGAGGGGCTGTCGGACGGGGAGACGCTGCACCCGATGCAACAGGCCTTCATCGATCATGACGCGCTCCAGTGCGGCTATTGCACGCCCGGCCAGATCATGGCCGCGGTGGCGCTGGTACGCGAAGGGCATGCGACCTCGCGGCCGAGCATCCGCGAATATATGAGCGGCAACATCTGTCGCTGCGGCGCCTATGTCGGGATCGTCGCCGCGATCGAGGATGCGGCCAAGCGGATGGGGGCGGCCTGA
- a CDS encoding ATPase domain-containing protein — MATTASNDARTGIDGLDDILSGGFDRGRCFLVEGSPGTGKTTIALQYLLTGAFAGERCLYVTLSETEDELRATATAHGWDMAGVEIYELIPPENLLDEDQQQSLLYSSDLELGETTKRIFEAFERVRPDRVVLDSLSEIRLLAQSSLRYRRQILALKHYFAKSNATVLMLDDLTTDANDKTVHSVAHGVVRLEELAPEYGAERRRARVIKYRGRRFRGGYHDATIETGGVSIFPRLVSAEHKTSFPRELVTAASPELNGLLGGGIERGSSVLVLGPAGTGKSSIALTFVQTAIERGESAAMFVFDEEIGLLIHRAQGIGIDIQAMIDSGKLLLQQVDAAELSPGEFSSRVRHCVEQYGARTVVIDSLNGYQAAMPGEQALILHLHEILQYLNRQGATTFLTVAQHGLVGDMKTPVDVTYLADTVVLLRYFEALGRVRRAVSIVKKRTGAHENTIREFQIGSRGLSLGAPLTNFQGVLRGVPVLQGDIDLLDGDDA; from the coding sequence TTGGCGACGACAGCATCGAACGACGCGCGGACCGGCATCGACGGGCTCGACGATATCCTGAGCGGCGGCTTCGACCGCGGCCGGTGCTTCCTGGTCGAGGGGAGCCCCGGCACCGGCAAGACGACGATCGCGCTTCAATATCTGCTGACCGGCGCGTTTGCGGGCGAGCGCTGCCTGTACGTTACCCTGTCGGAGACGGAGGACGAACTCCGCGCCACCGCTACGGCACATGGCTGGGACATGGCGGGCGTCGAGATCTACGAACTGATCCCGCCCGAAAACCTGCTCGACGAGGATCAGCAGCAGAGCCTGCTCTATTCCTCCGACCTCGAACTCGGCGAGACGACGAAGCGCATCTTCGAGGCGTTCGAGCGGGTGCGGCCCGATCGCGTCGTCCTGGACAGCCTGTCGGAGATCCGGCTGCTCGCGCAAAGCTCGCTTCGCTATCGGCGCCAGATCCTCGCGCTCAAGCATTATTTCGCCAAGAGCAATGCGACGGTGCTGATGCTCGACGACCTCACCACCGACGCCAACGACAAGACCGTCCACTCGGTCGCGCACGGCGTCGTCCGCCTGGAGGAACTGGCGCCCGAATATGGCGCCGAACGTCGGCGCGCGCGCGTTATCAAATATCGCGGGCGGCGCTTTCGCGGCGGCTATCACGATGCGACGATCGAGACGGGCGGCGTCAGCATCTTTCCCCGCCTCGTCTCCGCCGAACACAAGACGAGCTTTCCGCGCGAGCTCGTCACCGCCGCCTCGCCCGAACTCAACGGCCTGCTCGGCGGCGGCATCGAACGCGGGTCGAGCGTGCTGGTGCTCGGGCCGGCGGGCACGGGCAAGAGCTCGATCGCGCTGACCTTCGTCCAGACCGCGATCGAGCGGGGCGAGAGCGCCGCCATGTTCGTGTTCGACGAAGAGATCGGCTTGCTGATCCACCGCGCGCAGGGGATCGGGATCGACATCCAGGCGATGATCGATTCGGGCAAGCTGCTGCTGCAACAGGTCGATGCCGCCGAGCTGTCGCCGGGCGAGTTCTCGTCCCGCGTACGGCACTGCGTCGAACAATATGGCGCGCGTACCGTCGTGATCGACAGCCTCAACGGCTATCAGGCGGCGATGCCGGGCGAGCAGGCGCTGATCCTGCACCTACACGAAATCCTCCAATACCTGAACCGGCAGGGGGCGACGACCTTCCTCACTGTGGCGCAGCACGGGCTGGTCGGGGACATGAAGACGCCGGTCGACGTCACCTATCTGGCCGATACGGTCGTCCTGCTCCGCTATTTCGAGGCGCTCGGCCGCGTTCGCCGGGCGGTGTCGATCGTCAAGAAGCGGACCGGCGCGCACGAGAACACGATTCGCGAATTCCAGATCGGCTCACGCGGGCTGTCGCTGGGTGCCCCGCTGACCAACTTCCAGGGGGTGCTGCGCGGCGTGCCCGTGCTTCAGGGCGACATCGACCTGCTGGACGGCGACGACGCGTGA
- a CDS encoding alpha/beta hydrolase-fold protein, whose product MKLQAALLLAAATIVTPAWAQSSPPKPAAPATVVEDFKPSSLNQPGKLYPQVNSQGYARFRIEAPEAKAVKVSLGLGGRGGTVLTKAPDGSWMGTSEGPLDEGFHYYHVTIDGGVFNDPGAQNFYGSVRWESGIEIPAHDADFYALKNVPHGNVAQVLFPSPSTGTPRRAFVYTPPGYAKDAGTRYPVLYLQHGWGEDETAWANQGHANLIMDNLIAAGKTRPFIIVMTYGMTNEVRPGQPGGLAAFNIKPFQTVLLDELIPYVDGNFRTLADPAHRAMAGLSMGGFETKLIAPKHLDTFNYIGLFSGGTVSLEDVNTTPGYRDKVKMTFVSFGSRELERGGGGPPGGPRVDPRVNAKALKDAGIPSAFYVSQDTAHEFQTWRRSLREFAPMLFRD is encoded by the coding sequence ATGAAATTACAGGCTGCATTGCTGCTGGCCGCAGCGACGATCGTCACGCCGGCCTGGGCTCAATCGAGTCCGCCGAAACCGGCCGCACCGGCGACGGTGGTCGAGGACTTCAAGCCCTCTTCGCTCAACCAGCCGGGCAAGCTCTATCCGCAGGTCAATTCGCAGGGCTATGCCCGCTTTCGGATCGAGGCGCCCGAGGCCAAGGCGGTGAAGGTCAGCCTGGGCCTGGGCGGCCGGGGCGGCACCGTGCTGACCAAGGCGCCGGACGGCAGCTGGATGGGGACGTCGGAAGGCCCGCTGGACGAGGGCTTTCACTATTATCACGTCACCATCGACGGCGGGGTCTTCAACGATCCGGGTGCGCAGAACTTCTACGGATCGGTCCGGTGGGAAAGCGGGATCGAGATCCCGGCGCATGATGCCGACTTCTACGCGCTGAAGAACGTGCCGCACGGCAATGTCGCGCAGGTGCTGTTCCCCTCGCCCAGCACGGGCACGCCGCGGCGCGCCTTCGTCTATACGCCGCCGGGCTATGCCAAGGACGCGGGCACGCGCTACCCCGTGCTCTACCTCCAGCACGGCTGGGGCGAGGACGAGACCGCCTGGGCGAACCAGGGCCATGCCAACCTCATCATGGACAATCTGATCGCCGCGGGGAAAACGCGGCCGTTCATCATCGTCATGACGTACGGCATGACCAACGAGGTGCGGCCGGGCCAGCCCGGCGGCCTTGCCGCGTTCAACATCAAGCCGTTCCAGACCGTGCTCCTCGACGAGCTGATCCCGTACGTCGACGGCAATTTCCGCACGCTCGCAGACCCGGCGCACCGGGCGATGGCGGGCCTGTCGATGGGCGGGTTCGAGACCAAGCTGATCGCGCCCAAGCACCTCGACACGTTCAACTATATCGGCCTGTTCAGCGGCGGCACCGTGTCGCTGGAGGACGTCAACACCACGCCCGGTTATCGCGACAAGGTGAAGATGACCTTCGTTAGCTTCGGCAGCCGCGAGCTCGAGCGTGGGGGCGGCGGGCCGCCGGGTGGGCCGCGCGTCGACCCGCGGGTCAATGCCAAGGCACTGAAGGATGCGGGCATCCCCAGCGCCTTCTACGTCTCGCAGGACACCGCGCACGAGTTCCAGACGTGGCGGCGCAGCCTGCGCGAATTCGCGCCGATGCTGTTCAGGGACTGA
- a CDS encoding XRE family transcriptional regulator — MSADRPTLGTLLKGLRAREGWTLKQMSAKSGIPVSTLSKIEHDRLTLSYDKLQSLAQRLGMRMSDLFAETEAEAGPAVTARRSLGDVERAVRVETPNYDYYYLCTELRRKRMIPVVTKIRARSAEQFGDLVRHSGEEFIYVLSGSVVVQTEFYDPVTLSAGQSLYIDSSMGHAYLAAEGCDEAEVLGVMSSPEENLMDAMLTLHDRHRAEAKDAA; from the coding sequence ATGTCCGCTGATCGGCCGACCCTGGGCACCCTGCTCAAGGGGCTTCGCGCGCGTGAGGGTTGGACGCTCAAGCAGATGAGCGCCAAGAGCGGCATCCCGGTCTCGACGCTGTCCAAGATCGAGCACGACCGGCTGACGCTCTCCTACGACAAGCTCCAATCGCTGGCGCAGCGGCTGGGCATGCGGATGTCCGACCTGTTCGCCGAGACGGAGGCTGAGGCCGGCCCCGCCGTCACCGCGCGCCGCAGCCTGGGCGATGTCGAGCGCGCGGTTCGGGTCGAGACCCCCAATTACGACTATTATTATCTCTGCACCGAGCTTCGCCGCAAGCGGATGATCCCCGTCGTGACCAAGATCCGCGCGCGATCGGCCGAGCAGTTCGGCGACCTGGTCCGCCATTCGGGCGAGGAGTTCATCTATGTGTTGAGCGGCAGCGTCGTCGTGCAGACCGAATTCTACGATCCGGTCACACTATCGGCGGGTCAGTCGCTCTATATCGATTCGAGCATGGGCCACGCCTATCTCGCCGCCGAGGGGTGCGACGAGGCCGAGGTGCTGGGCGTGATGTCGAGCCCCGAGGAAAACCTGATGGACGCGATGCTGACGCTCCACGACCGCCACCGCGCCGAGGCCAAGGACGCGGCCTGA
- a CDS encoding xanthine dehydrogenase family protein subunit M: protein MQPFTYTSPRSAAEAIAAFGRAGAGASYIAGGTSLYDMMKLDVARPRHLIDVTAIEGLDGIDTDGAVLRFGALARMSDVARDARVLRDYPVLAESLSKAASQQLRNMATVGGNLLQRTRCVYFRNGTGNPSAVGVYPCNKREPGSGCAAIEGIDRGQAVLGQSAACTAVSPGDWPVALVALDASVEILGSGGSRTLRVADLYRAPGTTPHLEFALSPGEIIVAITVPKTAAGRRSTYHKIRDRESYAFALASAAVALDLAGGRVRRAHVALGGVATRPWRAEAAERMLAGQRLTAETALAAGRAALTGARAGRHNGFKIELAARTVADALMIAMERNA, encoded by the coding sequence ATGCAGCCCTTCACCTATACGAGCCCGCGGTCCGCCGCCGAGGCGATCGCCGCGTTTGGGCGCGCGGGCGCCGGCGCCAGCTATATTGCGGGCGGCACGTCGCTTTACGACATGATGAAGCTCGACGTCGCGCGGCCCCGGCACCTGATCGACGTGACCGCGATCGAGGGGCTGGACGGCATCGACACCGATGGCGCGGTGCTGCGCTTCGGCGCGCTTGCGCGGATGAGCGACGTCGCCCGGGATGCGCGGGTGCTGCGCGACTATCCCGTGCTCGCCGAATCGCTGTCCAAGGCCGCATCGCAGCAGCTTCGCAACATGGCGACGGTCGGCGGCAACCTGTTGCAGCGGACGCGCTGCGTCTATTTCCGCAACGGCACGGGCAATCCGTCCGCGGTCGGCGTCTATCCCTGCAACAAGCGCGAGCCCGGCAGCGGCTGTGCGGCGATCGAGGGGATCGACCGCGGCCAGGCGGTGCTGGGGCAGAGCGCGGCCTGCACCGCGGTCAGTCCCGGCGATTGGCCGGTGGCGCTGGTCGCGCTGGACGCCTCGGTCGAAATCCTGGGGTCAGGCGGGTCGCGTACGCTGCGCGTCGCCGACCTCTATCGCGCACCGGGGACGACGCCGCACCTCGAATTCGCGCTGTCGCCGGGCGAGATCATCGTCGCGATCACCGTACCTAAAACCGCCGCAGGACGGCGATCGACCTATCACAAGATCCGCGACCGGGAGAGCTATGCCTTTGCGCTCGCTTCCGCCGCGGTCGCGCTTGACCTGGCGGGCGGGCGCGTGCGCCGGGCGCATGTCGCGCTCGGCGGCGTCGCGACGCGGCCTTGGCGCGCCGAGGCGGCCGAGCGGATGCTCGCCGGCCAGCGTCTGACGGCAGAGACGGCGCTCGCCGCTGGCCGGGCGGCGCTGACGGGTGCGCGTGCCGGCCGTCACAACGGGTTCAAGATCGAGCTGGCCGCCCGCACCGTTGCCGACGCGCTGATGATCGCCATGGAAAGGAACGCCTGA